From one Nonomuraea polychroma genomic stretch:
- the leuA gene encoding 2-isopropylmalate synthase, with protein MTAQQPSPMPIHRYQPYQPVRLTDRTWPDQVITKAPRWCAVDLRDGNQALIDPMDSHRKLQMFELLVRMGYKEIEVGFPAASQTDFDFIRQIIEEDRIPDDVVIQVLTQARPELIERTFESIEGAKQAIVHLYNSTSTLQRRVVFGQDKDGITAIAVEGAKLVKKLADATDVDVYFQYSPESFTGTELEYAVEVCDAVNDVWQPTPDRKVIINLPATVEMATPNVYADQIEWMHRHLKHRDSIVLSLHPHNDRGTAVAAAELGYMAGADRIEGCLFGNGERTGNVCLVTLGMNLFSQGVDPEIDFSDIDEIRRVTEYCNQLPVHPRHPWGGELVYTAFSGSHQDAIKKGFEHLERDAAAAGVPVDDFTWAVPYLPIDPKDIGRTYEAVIRVNSQSGKGGVAYIMKADHQLDLPRRLQIEFSKVVQARTDSEGGEISPAAMFEIFRDEYLPNPANRWGRLSLMAHRHESTVDDKDRISADVRLDGEIREIEGSGNGPISAFIDAIAGVGIQVRVLDYVEHAMSAGTDAKAASYLECEVNGQVLWGVGIDANTTTAALKAIISAVNRASR; from the coding sequence ATGACCGCCCAGCAGCCCAGCCCCATGCCGATCCATCGTTATCAGCCTTATCAGCCCGTCCGGCTGACCGATCGCACCTGGCCCGACCAGGTCATCACCAAGGCGCCCCGCTGGTGCGCCGTGGACCTGCGCGACGGCAACCAGGCGCTGATCGACCCGATGGACTCCCACCGCAAGCTCCAGATGTTCGAGCTGCTGGTACGCATGGGCTACAAGGAGATCGAGGTAGGCTTCCCGGCCGCCTCGCAGACCGACTTCGACTTCATCCGGCAGATCATCGAAGAGGACCGCATCCCGGACGACGTCGTCATCCAGGTGCTGACCCAGGCCAGGCCAGAGCTGATCGAGCGTACCTTCGAGTCGATCGAGGGCGCCAAGCAGGCCATCGTCCACCTCTACAACTCGACCTCCACGCTGCAGCGGCGCGTCGTGTTCGGCCAGGACAAGGACGGCATCACGGCGATCGCGGTCGAGGGCGCCAAGCTGGTCAAGAAGCTCGCCGACGCGACCGACGTGGACGTCTACTTCCAGTACTCGCCGGAGTCGTTCACCGGCACCGAACTGGAGTACGCCGTCGAGGTGTGCGACGCGGTCAACGACGTGTGGCAGCCCACCCCGGACCGCAAGGTCATCATCAACCTGCCGGCCACGGTCGAGATGGCCACCCCCAACGTCTACGCCGACCAGATCGAGTGGATGCACCGCCACCTCAAGCACCGCGACTCGATCGTGCTGTCGCTGCACCCGCACAACGACCGCGGCACCGCCGTGGCCGCCGCCGAGCTGGGCTACATGGCCGGCGCCGACCGCATCGAGGGCTGCCTGTTCGGCAACGGCGAGCGCACCGGCAACGTCTGCCTGGTCACGCTGGGCATGAACCTGTTCTCCCAGGGCGTCGACCCCGAGATCGACTTCAGTGACATCGACGAGATCCGCCGGGTCACCGAATACTGCAACCAGTTGCCCGTGCACCCGCGCCACCCGTGGGGCGGCGAGCTGGTCTACACCGCCTTCTCCGGCTCCCACCAGGACGCCATCAAGAAGGGCTTCGAGCACCTGGAGCGCGACGCCGCGGCGGCCGGGGTGCCGGTGGACGACTTCACGTGGGCAGTGCCGTACCTGCCGATCGACCCCAAGGACATCGGGCGCACCTACGAGGCCGTGATCCGCGTCAACAGCCAGTCCGGCAAGGGCGGGGTCGCGTACATCATGAAGGCCGACCACCAGCTCGACCTGCCGCGCCGGCTGCAGATCGAGTTCTCCAAGGTCGTGCAGGCCCGCACGGACAGCGAGGGCGGCGAGATCAGCCCGGCCGCGATGTTCGAGATCTTCCGGGACGAATACCTGCCCAACCCGGCCAACCGCTGGGGCCGCCTCAGCCTCATGGCCCACCGCCACGAGTCCACGGTCGACGACAAGGACCGCATCAGCGCCGACGTCCGCCTCGATGGGGAGATCAGGGAGATCGAGGGCTCGGGCAATGGCCCGATCTCGGCCTTCATCGACGCCATCGCGGGGGTGGGCATCCAGGTGCGGGTTCTCGACTACGTAGAGCACGCCATGAGCGCCGGCACCGACGCCAAGGCGGCGTCTTACCTGGAGTGCGAGGTCAATGGGCAGGTGCTGTGGGGTGTCGGCATCGACGCCAACACCACGACGGCCGCCCTCAAGGCCATCATCTCCGCGGTGAACCGCGCTTCCCGCTGA